One genomic segment of Methanobrevibacter sp. includes these proteins:
- the pyrF gene encoding orotidine-5'-phosphate decarboxylase — MDVKNNIILAMDLMDLKEAERVCESINEYIDTIKIGYPLTLAEGLSAIGFFKDNFNYKVICDYKVADIPATNEKIADQTFDAGADAIICHGFVGPDSVEACMESAENHGTDVFLLTEMSHPGAVKFLQKDADEIARMGVKMGIDNYVAPSTRLDRLSEIRDIVGKGAFIISPGVGTQGGDPKETLKYSNALIIGRSIYNAENPKRATEDIIDSIK, encoded by the coding sequence ATGGATGTGAAGAACAATATCATACTTGCAATGGACTTAATGGACTTGAAGGAAGCGGAAAGGGTATGCGAATCAATAAATGAATACATTGACACAATCAAGATAGGTTATCCATTGACCCTTGCAGAAGGATTGTCAGCCATAGGATTCTTCAAGGACAACTTCAATTATAAGGTCATTTGCGATTATAAGGTGGCAGACATTCCTGCAACCAATGAAAAAATAGCTGACCAGACCTTTGATGCCGGTGCAGATGCAATCATCTGCCATGGATTCGTAGGTCCTGACAGTGTGGAAGCCTGCATGGAATCTGCAGAGAACCATGGAACCGATGTGTTCCTCCTTACTGAAATGTCCCACCCTGGAGCGGTCAAGTTCCTGCAGAAGGATGCAGATGAGATTGCAAGAATGGGGGTCAAGATGGGAATCGACAACTATGTGGCACCATCCACTAGACTCGACAGACTGTCTGAAATAAGGGATATCGTTGGAAAAGGGGCATTCATCATATCTCCAGGAGTCGGAACCCAAGGGGGAGACCCTAAGGAAACATTGAAGTATTCTAATGCATTGATCATTGGAAGGTCAATCTACAATGCGGAAAACCCTAAAAGGGCAACTGAAGATATTATTGATTCCATTAAATAA
- a CDS encoding 2-C-methyl-D-erythritol 4-phosphate cytidylyltransferase, giving the protein MIFAAILAGGAGNRMGEVDKPKQFLKLGDKPIIIQTVEKFSLNSKIDQIIVLCHKYWLNHTKDLINQYFPNSTNIVVIEGGELRNDTIMNAIHYIEENYEIDEDDIIITHDSVRPFLTHRIIMENIEKTLEVGACDTVIPATDTIVVSEDNGIISNIPNRNCMYQGQTPQTFRILKLKECYEKLSDEDKKYLTDAAKILILNGEEVAIVKGEVFNIKITYPYDLKVANSIIKDAKLNVSDAESGEQTVNLYDFSTD; this is encoded by the coding sequence ATGATTTTTGCAGCTATTCTGGCTGGTGGTGCCGGAAACAGAATGGGTGAGGTTGACAAGCCTAAGCAGTTCTTGAAATTGGGGGATAAGCCAATAATCATTCAGACTGTTGAAAAGTTTTCCTTGAACAGCAAGATTGACCAGATAATTGTCTTATGCCATAAGTATTGGCTGAACCATACAAAGGACTTGATCAATCAGTATTTCCCGAATTCCACCAACATTGTTGTGATTGAAGGTGGAGAGCTTCGTAATGACACAATCATGAATGCAATCCATTATATTGAAGAGAACTATGAAATAGATGAGGACGACATAATCATAACCCATGATTCCGTACGCCCTTTCCTCACACATAGGATTATCATGGAGAACATTGAAAAGACATTGGAAGTTGGGGCATGCGACACTGTAATTCCAGCGACAGACACCATTGTCGTATCTGAAGACAATGGAATCATTTCCAACATTCCAAACAGGAATTGCATGTATCAGGGCCAGACCCCTCAGACATTCAGGATTCTAAAGCTTAAGGAATGTTATGAAAAGCTGTCAGATGAAGATAAGAAGTATTTGACTGATGCTGCAAAGATATTGATATTGAATGGCGAAGAGGTGGCCATTGTCAAGGGAGAGGTCTTCAATATAAAGATCACCTATCCTTATGACCTGAAGGTGGCTAACAGCATCATCAAGGATGCCAAATTGAATGTCTCTGATGCCGAATCAGGTGAACAGACAGTTAATCTATATGATTTCAGCACTGACTGA